cttAAACATCATTTATGTTCCTCGCTCATGTGCTCTGTGCTTTTGATTACAGTTCTGGGATCTCTCACTGATTCAAATATTCGACCTGACATTTTGCGATCTTTACGATGCCAACCGAAGTCTGGATCAACCAACAGTTTACCTTCGAAGCTCTCAGTGTCTTTGACCAGTCACACTAAAGCTGTCAATTGTGTGGATTGGTCACCGAGTCATGGTCAGTAATTATTCTGACATACTATACTTTACTTCGCTTTTTTTGCTTTTACGAATAAACAAACTTACAAGTATTGCAATGTAACCTGTAAGTGTTCTCTAGAGTTATGCATTCGCTTTTTGAGAAAATTCATTATCATTGATATTCAGTTTTTGGTTCATAACGACATGGTTATGTTATGACCGATTGGGTCTGCTAACATGATACAAGTATGGTATGTTAACTAGTAAATAAATCACACGTGACACATGTCCTGATATTGACATCATTACTGAAGTTAATGATACCTTGCAAAGTGTTACCTAGAAATATCACCCTCGAGACTAGACACACCATATTATCCCATTTTCATCCCGCTCAAGGAACAAAGTTTGACTGTGTCGAACAAAGTTTGAAGTATTCTTGTTCTGTAAAGTATCCCTGTAGAAAAGTGAAGTATATATCTCAATGCTGTGTTGCTTAACTCAAATATATATTAATATTCTTTGTTATGTCATCATGTTATCGTGTCTCCCTCTTAATGACTGCCACTAGACGTGATTTATGAGATGGGTTGATGATAAATTCCACCTTTAAGTTAGTAAATTGTGTAGGTGTGCTGCAAAAGATGCCATCTACACAATTCCAAGATAATGCTGCTCGGTTTTCATTGTATTCAGTAAGAATATTATTGTCAGCAGATACTCACGAAAAAGAAAATTCACAGGACATCTTCTTGCTTCGGCTGGAATGGACCATACAGTCCACATATGGAACGTATGGAACAATGGGAATACTTCTGCTCGAGTATTAAAACATCATGCTGCTGCTGTAAAGGATGTGAGGTGGTCCTACCATCAGCCCGTGTTACTCTCTGGAGGGTTTGATTGTTCCTCACGACTAGTTGATGCCGAAGTGGGAAAAGAAATCAGGGAATTCAAGGAGGATCAACCTGTGGAGGTCATCAAGTTTAATCCAAGCAACTCCAATCTCTTCCTTTCTGGTGGGTCCAAGGGTTCTCTTAGACTCTGGGATATTCGAACTGGCTTGGCAACTAAAGAGTTCAACAGAAGTCTCGGCACCATCCTTGACATTGAGTTCAGCGCTGATGGGAAACAGTTTATCTCTTCAACTGACACAACCAGAAGCAATGTTAGTGAGAACACTATAATTGTATGGGATATTCTACGACAAGTTCCTTTATCTAACCAGGTAACAGAATTTTCTGTTAGTTATTAATTTGATATAGCATATTATGTTCCTCTCAATACCTAATGATATTTTCCCCATTTGTATGCACACATTCAAGTTGGGCATGCTTAAAGTTCGAAAGAAAGAAAATGTCCTTATTTAAAATGAGTTGTTATTTGCATGTTATATTTGCACCTATCTGTCCTGACAAGTAATTTTCTTATAGCTCATTCCCATCAATATATGAGGGAAGAAAAACATGTATGTAGCTATTAATATACGATCACACTAATATAGGACTTGAATATTTGATCACAACCTATTTCATCAACCGTGATAGTGTTGCAGTAGTATAGTACATtgaaatgcacagttaacactacATATGTGGTTGGCCAATTTCTTCATGATTGTTGAATATCCATTCATTATCCATTTTTGAACATTTTAATATGTATTAAAATTCTTTGTTTGATTGTGTTCGTCCTCCATAGCTAGAATAGGCTTGACTCGTTGCCATGTTCCTATGCTTTCTCTGTTAGTATACATTCTTTACTAACtcttttagtacaaattttagtACTCTAAATTTATGCTATGTAAGTAAGAAAAAAAATCTAAGCTGATGAATTATGGTCAACCAATTCAGCTTACTGTATGCTACTTGCTGTGTGTTACATAGTAATAACATAGAATTAAAACCCAGGGAGTTTTGCTGACGTTTTGGCGGAAAAGATGGGAGCGGAGAACACAATGAGTTTTGGGCTGATAACTAGTATGGTATAGATTAGATGAAGTTTATAGGACCAACTGATTCAACTTGAATTGAACTCAACCTCCTAATGCAAATTGGATCACCTAGTTTAGTGAAGGAAAACTTTTAggattttttttttctgttgGGTTTCATATTTGGGctaccccaacttgcttgggaCAAAGGCTTTCATGTTGTTGTAGTAACCGAATCTGCCTACTCTATAACATGTAATCTTACAAGATAATGTTTCCGACATGGATACTTCAAAAATTAACACTTCCCCAATCTACTGCCTTCTGACTCTCAAGCAGCTGCATGCTAGTCCTTGTCCCTTTTCAGTTGTGAGCTGATAGTTGTGCTCATTAAAATACCAAACAGTTGTTCTGTGTGGACTAAAAGTGTCTGTTCCATGTTGATGGATCTTGGATTAGATGGTAAAATCATGTTATTTCAGGGAATGTATTTTGTGAGCTGTCATATGGGACTGAATAATCACATTGCCACTTGACACTAATCACACTTTTTTTTATCACAGATTTATACAGAAGCATTCACCTGTCCTTGTGTGAGATATCACCCCTACGAAGCTTCTTTTGTTGCTCAATCCAATGGTAACTACATCGCGATTTTCTCAGCTAGGCCACCATTCAAGTTAAACAGGTATACGCGGTTCGAAGGACATGGGGTATGGGGTTTCCCAATAAAGTGCAGTTTCTCTCTAAGTGGGAGGGAACTTGCATCTGGTTCATCTGATGGTTCTATCTATTTTTATGATTATAAATCATCAAAGCTTCTAAGGAAAATTGAAGCCTTCAAAGAAGCGTGTACCTATGTTGCGTACCACCCTGTAATACCTAATGTGATTGCTTCATGTGGCTGGACTGGTGAGATATCCGTTTTTGAATGAAAAAACAATGATTCTTACAGTGCTTCTCCTTCTCCCCGAATCACTAACCAGAGATTCAGACTAATGTGGCCGGACTCGTGAGATATCCGTTTATGTATGAAATAACACTAATTCTTACAGTGCTTCTCCTTCTCCCCGAGTCACTAACCACAGGTTCAGACTAGTGTAGCTGGACTGGTCAGTGGATCTGCTTTTGAATGAAGGGAGAGAAAAGCAATCCTGATCTGATCTAGGATTTTCGTCCCCTTGTCGGTGATGCTGCGGTCTGTCCTGCCTCCGGCGGCCCTTGGGGCCTTGGAGATGCGGTGGGACACAGCTCCTCACCAGTGAGAGGATTTCCGTCATTTTAGGAAGTTTCAATGTCTTCTTTTTGATGATGAAGCGGCAGCGACATCCAAACTTAAAATAAGACTCTTCTGCTCTATCCTCACTATAGATGGAGGACATGTGGAGTTGTGTATTCGGTGGATCACCTCGGATCCGGTAGATTTCCGTCTTTGTTGGTTGGTTGTAGGTATGCCTTTTCCAATCTATGGTTCTCATCATTGGCTATGGTTGCTTTTGTGTTGATCCTTCATGGCCTAACACGACGACTTTCCATTTATCTATTACAGCAAACTCTACTACGATAAGCTTTGTCACGCTCCTAGGACGAGAACGGCGTGACTTTGGCTTGCTCTACTACGATAAGCTTTGTCACGCTCCTAGGGCGAGAACAGCGTGACTTCGACTTGCTCTACTACGATAAGCTTTGCCACGCTCCAGTGACGAAGGGCGAGGACAGGCGTCGCGACTTTGGCTTGCTCGTAGTCATGGCTAGGTAGTCATGTAACCTATTTGTAACTTCTTTTTTTGGGATTATTTGTACTGCCGTTGATTACTGGCAGGTGATTTTCGCAAAAGAAAAGTTAGCTAGCTCTCTGAATCTGGATAATTGCGACTAAGGAAAGTTAGATAGAATACTCACATGATAATAAGCTAGGCGTGTGCACCCCTTCGATCAACTCAAGTCAAGGATAACCAACTTAATTTGAGGCACAACAATACTAGTTCATTTTAAGGGAGTGTTATGCCTTGTGTGATGTCTGTGAAGAATCTTTTGCAACGTTTACCAACGAGTGaaccttttcttacatagaggTTCTACAAACTTTGATCTTTTCGGTTTTCAAAAAAAAACGACATGAGAAAACCCATATAAGGCCAGCAGAAAACTTTTTTGCTGATTGCTAGCGTTTATAGGATTATATAACTGATGAGGTTTTGCTCTGCCTTCTGATAGATTGAAAATTATAGCTGATTACTAGCGTTTGTAGCAAAAAGACAGAAACCCATATAAAGACAGCCACCCCTTGTCAAACGAATTTTTTTTTGCGTTTGGAAATTGTATGACTAGAAGTCTACAACAGGTAGATATACCTCATCACTCGTCACAGATGTGTCCTACAGGAACTACCGGCTGGTAGGAGTAACTAGCGGTTCAAAACGTTGGCAGGTTGAATCAGTTTAGTAGAAGAACCTGCATAAACTGCGACCTTTTTTACCAAGTATTTTTACAAGAAAAATGACCACAATTTCTTAGTCATGGCATAATATCATGTCATTTGGCTTCACAATCGCATGCACAGTCAAGATGAAGTTATTATCcgtgcaaagagaagaaaagggtCAAGGAATCTTGACGTGCCGAGCACCCTAGTTTGGAAAACAAGGAGGGCCACTTCCACCAATGCATCCTAACACGAGAGCCGATAAGTTCAATTAGAGGAGCATACGATTAACATTTTATGTGGAGAGATAAAAGACTATCCAACAGAATCAACATGGACAAATGAATTTCACAAATGATAATTCTTTGGGGATGAGCAAGAGTAGAACAATTTGATCTACAAAAAATGCAGAATAAAACTACAAAAGACATCTACTCCCAGAGATTAACAGGTCTCTCAGCAGCTAAGCAGCATGTGGAAACCCAATCTTTTACATCCTAATAGAAAATTGCATCACGAGTCCTTAAGATGGTAAATTACAGTCCCCAAGGAGACATCAGCTAGCTAAAAGCAACCTGCAAGACGCTCAGGTAAATAGTGTGAAACCGCCATGAGCATCTACAATGCGCTTTGAAATGCTAAATCATATGCCTGTGGTCATAACTTACCGAGTAAGATCAAACTGGCCAGGCAATGATTGTTCCCTTGGTTACACTACATAATCCTAGCCTGCAGACATGATCTTAATGAGAAGGCTGGTGCCAGAGTGCAAGGGTCACTGCAGTTCCGAAGAATCACCAAGCGGCAAGCAGCTTTGGATGCATTTACCATCTGTATCATGGTGTTGCTTTCAGCACCTCCCATCTTTAGCTCACAGAAAACTAGTGCCCAGCGAAAAATCACTGAAGTTGGAAAGGATCTGTGAGCGGGTGGTTCCAATCTGCTGTGCAATGTCAAGCTGCTCTTCTAGCGATAACATCTCGTAGCTACAAAAAGAGAGTAAAATGTGGATTAGAAAACAATATAGCGTAATATAGGATTAAAATAGAACAACATTCTACAGTAGCGAAGTTAACAGGCTCTACAATCTAGTGATAAATGGTCAGCTGGAACAGAGTCAGCAGGATTCAGTCACAGGTGCGATTAGTACCTGGTTTCTTACAGAAGCTGGGTTAATCTGAGTTTTTACCAATCATATTGATTTTCACAATATGATATTTAAAGCATATGATTTTGGATATATTTAATAAGATTGCATAGAACATAAGAGTCGAATAACAAGTTGTTAATGCAATAAACTGATGTGTGGGAGCTTCACTTACT
This region of Lolium perenne isolate Kyuss_39 chromosome 2, Kyuss_2.0, whole genome shotgun sequence genomic DNA includes:
- the LOC127331243 gene encoding uncharacterized protein, which codes for MDLLSAAYGAASEDEADGNPAPSWVDTGPPSVAPPPPKRPRWGPTPYPPPPPLPTLQPQPAPPLAAPVSGRYVSKRERALLAASQAPTVSETPLPPPMAPVLGSLTDSNIRPDILRSLRCQPKSGSTNSLPSKLSVSLTSHTKAVNCVDWSPSHGHLLASAGMDHTVHIWNVWNNGNTSARVLKHHAAAVKDVRWSYHQPVLLSGGFDCSSRLVDAEVGKEIREFKEDQPVEVIKFNPSNSNLFLSGGSKGSLRLWDIRTGLATKEFNRSLGTILDIEFSADGKQFISSTDTTRSNVSENTIIVWDILRQVPLSNQIYTEAFTCPCVRYHPYEASFVAQSNGNYIAIFSARPPFKLNRYTRFEGHGVWGFPIKCSFSLSGRELASGSSDGSIYFYDYKSSKLLRKIEAFKEACTYVAYHPVIPNVIASCGWTGEISVFE